TTTAGCCTCAACATCATCTTGCCATGCCTCGATCAACTCAAGCGTCCTATGAGTCGCACTGCGCAATTTCTCCACAGTCCCGAGTTGAGCATCAGCGGGAGTCAAAAATTTGGTCTGAGAGGCAACTCGTTTTGGAATGATCCATCCCTGTTCACCTCCTTGCCCTGGCACTTCATTCATCTTTCTAACCGCACAAAATATCGCCTCCGTCGCACTTACATTTACCGCCAAAATCCACTTACCACTCCCATCAAACTCAAGCTCAATCGTAGCTACATCCACCTTGACCGGAGGAGAAATGCAATCGCGCGCCACCTGCTCATAAGCGGTTGCCAACCGCAACGCTTGATCTCGCGACAGGGGACACAATGCTGCGCGAACACTCGCCCCTCCCTCTTTGACACCAACCACAATGCTCCCCCCGGAAGTATTCGCCATCGCAGCTATGTCTTTTGCCAACTCTTGCCGCCTCGATGGGTCTACCTCTTTTTTCCAGTCAAGAACATCCGTCTCTGGCGACGACAACGAGGGCACATCTTCACGCTTCACAATCCGCAGAACCATACGCCTCCCGAAACTTCTCAACACAGCGCACCAGTCGTCACACCAAGAACCACAACACCAACACTCATCCCCCAAAAACTCAAGCATCACACCACGAATTACAATCTGAGCTAGAACATGAACGAACAGGTTCTCAACATGGAGATGACTCGCTCATGGCATCAGCTCGCATACAGCCTCCTCAATGAAGAAGTAGTGGCACGCATAGGTCCTTCGTCTTGGGTTTCCGCAGGGGGAACCTGACTCTCGGTCCAATGTGCATTCAGCGCGCGGGGAGTCCCGCAAGCGTTGAACGTCACGCGCGTCAGCGTGCGTTCGAAGCCTGGACGCCCAGGGCATCCAGCTCGATGACATCGCCCACGGAACCTTCGTCTCCCGTCACCTCCACCGACATCCGCTCCGTTCCTTCCGGAGCCGTCAGCTCGAGCGTGGTCCGTGCCCACTGACCGGAGAGCACCGGGCTGGAGAGCGTCTGCGCCTGCAACTCCTCGCCGTCCGAGTCACGCCAGCTGACCTTCATCCGTGCGACCACCGAGTGCCCCGTGGTCCCTCGTGCCCAGAAGGAAGCACGGTGCGCCCCTGGCGATGCGGCGAATCCCGGCCAGTTGTCCAGGTGAACACCCCAGCCATACGGCTCGGTCACCTCCACGCGCAGGACGGCTTCACCCTCTCTCGCGTCGGTGGACGCTCGCGAAGCGGAGGCGCCGTACCACTCGGTCCACACGCCGAGCCCCGTCTCCAGCGAAGCCGTCTCGGCGTCGAGCAGATTGGAGGTCGGGGCATGATCGATGACGGCCTCCTCGCAGGCAGTCAGCGCCACGGCCAGACACAGCACGCTCCAGCGACTCATCGCTCCCGTCCCTCACAGGACAGCGTCCCACGCGCACGCTGGACGGCCTCCGCGTAGCGCCCCCGCCGGAACTGTTCCTCATGTCGGGCCCAGTGAGCACATGCCCGCTGCGCGTCCTTCAGTTGGTATGTGAGCAAGGAGCCCAACTCGAAGCTGAGGCGCTCGCGCGTCGCCGCCGGCTGCTTGCGCATCGACTCCTTGAGGTACCGCGCCGCCTGCTCGAACTCGTGCCGACCTCGAAGGACCTCCAGCTCTCGCAAGACCTCCTCCACGTTCGGAGCACGAACCACCGTGGGGGGAACACGGGAAGGAACGACCTTCGGACCAGGCGGCGTCGCCAACGCGGGAGGTGAGCCCGCCTCGGGCGGCGCTGGCGCGGGGGATACCGGCACGGGAAGAGCTGGCTCGTCGGGTTTGACCACCGGCCACGCCAACGTCTGCCCCACCTGCACGGGAACCACCTCGCCACCGGACTGTCGGAAGGCGATGGCCCCTTCGTGCAGGGTGACGGTGCCACCCTCCCCTCGCTCCTCCACCGTGAAGCGCGTCCCCATGACCTCGATGGCGCCGCCCGACACGAGCACGACCGCGGGGAGCGCGCCTCGCGGGCGATGGCTCACCGAGAACTCCGCGCGCCCGCGGACCAGCCGCACCCCGGTGGACTCACGACGGACGACGAGCGGCCCGTGGTTCCGGAGCGTGATTCCTCGCGCTGTATCCATCAGCGCGACCTCGCCCCCTTGAATCACCACTCCTTCGGAGTCCTCTCGAACCAACAGGTCGGCGCTCGCGTGCGCGACCTCGAGCCCGCCCACGGAGCGCGCGGAAGGAGTCCGCATGAAGAACACCATGAGGGCCACCGCCACCGCGACCGCCGACGCGGCGAGTCCCCAGGACACCGGACGCCTGTGCCATGCGGTGGGCCCGGGCTCACGTGCGTCCCGCAGCCGCGCGCCCACGCGGGCACGGACAGCAGGCGGCATCCCTTGCTCGCGGCGAAGCGAATCTTCACGCCGTAGCTCTGCGCGGAGGTCACGGGGCGCCATCGTCCACCTTCCATCCCCAGGCCGTCAGGCGGCCCTGGGCGCGGCTGATCAACTTCGACACGTAGCCCTCTGACAGGGAGAGGAGCTGGGCAATCTCGCGCTGGCTCAAGTCGTCCAGGAGCTTCAAGGTCATCACCACCCGCTCCTGCCCCGGCAAGCGGTCCAACGTCGCCGTGGCGCTGATCACCGCTTCCCTGCGTTCGAGGGCCGCATCCGGCGTGGACTCCGGCGGTGTGGAGGACTCCGGAAACAAGAGACTGGTGATGCGCTGTCGGAACGTCTTCTCGCGACGCAGGGCCGAGAACGCCACGTTCTGCGTGACGCGAAAGAGCCAGCCCCGCACATCCTCCTCTCGCAGCCAGGTCTGGTGCTCCCAGGCCTTCAGGAACACGTCATGCGTGACGTCCTCGGCCCACCCCGTACGGCCCGCCGCGTACCGCATCGCCCACGCGTAGACGTCCTCGACGTGCGCCTCGTAGAGCGCGTCGAAGGACACGGGCCGGGCAGGCGGGGCCTTGTAGTGGACAGCACGCGACATCCATCACCTGCGAACCTACGAATGAAGCGGGAGGAACTTTCCTCCGGAGGCTACAGCCCCCACGAGAGCTGCACGCCGGTTTCGAGCCTCGCCCCTCCCCGTGACCACAGTGTCTCGCCCTCGCGCACATGCGTCACGGGCCGCAGCAGCCCCAGGGCCACGCGCACCTCCGCGGCGAGACGCTCGGTGAACCGCCAGCCGAGCTTCATCCGGGCCCAGCCCGCGGGAGAGACCTGGGTACCGCGCTGCTCCGACACCCACGCGTCCTCGAGTCGGAAGGCGTGGACGACGAGGCCCGCGCCCACCGCCGGCTCCAGTCGCAGGCGCTCCGTCACGGCGTGGCGATAACTGAAGAACGCTCCCCCCTGCACCTCGAACACGTTCAGCGCCGGCTCGCGGGACACGCCGAGCCCCGCCTCCACATCCAGTCCCACATCCCCCAGTCCCCACCTGGCCGAGAGCAGGAGGTGAGGAGCGACTCCAGGTCCGCCCCAGAGCGTCCCCAACCCCAAGCCCAGGTCCACCCCTGAATGCACCGGAGCAGCGGCCACCTCCACCGGAGGCTGGAGCACCGGCTCGGGCGGGGGCGGCTCCGGCTCCGGTTCCGGTTCGGGCTGCACCGCGCGCGTCATCTCGGCGAGCTTCTGCGCGACCTC
The sequence above is drawn from the Myxococcus fulvus genome and encodes:
- a CDS encoding FecR domain-containing protein, giving the protein MPPAVRARVGARLRDAREPGPTAWHRRPVSWGLAASAVAVAVALMVFFMRTPSARSVGGLEVAHASADLLVREDSEGVVIQGGEVALMDTARGITLRNHGPLVVRRESTGVRLVRGRAEFSVSHRPRGALPAVVLVSGGAIEVMGTRFTVEERGEGGTVTLHEGAIAFRQSGGEVVPVQVGQTLAWPVVKPDEPALPVPVSPAPAPPEAGSPPALATPPGPKVVPSRVPPTVVRAPNVEEVLRELEVLRGRHEFEQAARYLKESMRKQPAATRERLSFELGSLLTYQLKDAQRACAHWARHEEQFRRGRYAEAVQRARGTLSCEGRER
- a CDS encoding RNA polymerase sigma factor; the protein is MSRAVHYKAPPARPVSFDALYEAHVEDVYAWAMRYAAGRTGWAEDVTHDVFLKAWEHQTWLREEDVRGWLFRVTQNVAFSALRREKTFRQRITSLLFPESSTPPESTPDAALERREAVISATATLDRLPGQERVVMTLKLLDDLSQREIAQLLSLSEGYVSKLISRAQGRLTAWGWKVDDGAP